From Eptesicus fuscus isolate TK198812 chromosome 13, DD_ASM_mEF_20220401, whole genome shotgun sequence, the proteins below share one genomic window:
- the SIGIRR gene encoding single Ig IL-1-related receptor isoform X1, which produces MTPMTSAACRTEPEPGVCDRPPNFLSPSGNQALGPALGSVVTLNCTAWVVSAPGCPLLPVQWLKDGLPLGNSSHYELREDSWVKANLSEVLVSSVLGVNLTSAEDYGAFTCSIQNVSSASFTLWRAAPAGHLAAVLASLLVLLALLLAALLYLKCRLNVQLWYQNAYGEVEVNDGKLYDAYVSYSDSPEDRKFVNFILKPQLERCRGYKLFLDDRDLLPRAEPSADLLVNLSRCRRLIVVLSDAFLGRPWCSHSFREGLCRLLELTRRPIFITFDGQRRDPAHPALHLLHQHRHLVTLLRWRPGSVTPSSDFWKELQLALPRKVQYRAMEGDPQTRLQDDKDPMLIVRGHVPEGQTLDPELDPDPEGDLGVRGPVFGEPSATPHASRASLGEGRGSEVDVSDLGSRNYSARTDFYCLVSKEDM; this is translated from the exons ATGACACCCATGACCAGCGCTGCTTGCAGGACGGAGCCGGAACCAG GCGTCTGCGACAGGCCCCCcaacttcctctccccttccGGAAACCAGGCTctggggcctgccctgggcagtgtggtCACTCTGAACTGCACAGCCTGGGTGGTCTCCGCGCCCGGCTGTCCGCTGCTCCCAGTCCAGTGGCTAAAAGACGGGTTGCCGCTGGGCAACAGCAGCCATTATGAGCTTCGTGAGGACTCCTG GGTCAAGGCCAACCTGTCAGAGGTGCTTGTATCCAGTGTCCTGGGGGTCAACCTGACCAGTGCTGAGGACTACGGGGCCTTCACCTGCTCCATCCAGAACGTCAGCTCCGCTTCCTTCACTCTCTGGAGGGCTG ccccagcaggccaCCTGGCCGCCGTGCTGGCCTCACTGCTGGtcctgctggccctgctcctggcgGCCCTGCTCTACCTGAAGTGCCGACTCAACGTGCAGCTCTGGTACCAGAACGCCTACGGGGAGGTGGAGGTGAACG ACGGGAAGCTGTACGATGCCTACGTCTCCTACAGCGACAGCCCCGAGGATCGCAAGTTCGTGAACTTCATCCTGAAGCCGCAGCTGGAGCGCTGTCGGGGCTACAAGCTCTTCCTGGACGACCGCGACCTCCTGCCGCGGGCAG AGCCCTCGGCCGACCTCCTGGTGAACCTGAGCCGCTGCCGTCGCCTCATCGTGGTGTTGTCAGACGCCTTCCTGGGGCGGCCCTGGTGCAGCCACAGTTTCCG ggAGGGCCTGTGTCGGCTGCTGGAGCTCACGCGCAGACCCATCTTCATCACCTTCGACGGCCAGCGGCGCGACCCCGCGCACCCCGCGCTGCACCTGCTGCACCAGCACCGCCACCTGGTGACCCTGTTGCGCTGGCGGCCCGGCTCCGTG ACGCCGTCCTCGGATTTTTGGAAAGAGCTACAGTTGGCGCTGCCGCGGAAGGTGCAGTACAGGGCGATGGAGGGAGACCCCCAGACGCGGCTGCAGGATGACAAAGACCCCATGCTCATCGTGCGGGGCCACGTCCCGGAGGGCCAGACCCTGGACCCCGAGCTGGACCCCGACCCTGAGGGGGACCTGG GTGTCCGCGGGCCTGTCTTTGGGGAGCCATCAGCGACGCCGCACGCGAGCAGGGCCTCGCTGGGAGAGGGCCGGGGCAGCGAGGTGGACGTCTCGGACCTTGGCTCCCGGAACTACAGCGCCCGCACAGACTTCTACTGCCTGGTGTCCAAGGAGGACATgtag
- the SIGIRR gene encoding single Ig IL-1-related receptor isoform X2 — MAGVCDRPPNFLSPSGNQALGPALGSVVTLNCTAWVVSAPGCPLLPVQWLKDGLPLGNSSHYELREDSWVKANLSEVLVSSVLGVNLTSAEDYGAFTCSIQNVSSASFTLWRAAPAGHLAAVLASLLVLLALLLAALLYLKCRLNVQLWYQNAYGEVEVNDGKLYDAYVSYSDSPEDRKFVNFILKPQLERCRGYKLFLDDRDLLPRAEPSADLLVNLSRCRRLIVVLSDAFLGRPWCSHSFREGLCRLLELTRRPIFITFDGQRRDPAHPALHLLHQHRHLVTLLRWRPGSVTPSSDFWKELQLALPRKVQYRAMEGDPQTRLQDDKDPMLIVRGHVPEGQTLDPELDPDPEGDLGVRGPVFGEPSATPHASRASLGEGRGSEVDVSDLGSRNYSARTDFYCLVSKEDM; from the exons ATGGCAG GCGTCTGCGACAGGCCCCCcaacttcctctccccttccGGAAACCAGGCTctggggcctgccctgggcagtgtggtCACTCTGAACTGCACAGCCTGGGTGGTCTCCGCGCCCGGCTGTCCGCTGCTCCCAGTCCAGTGGCTAAAAGACGGGTTGCCGCTGGGCAACAGCAGCCATTATGAGCTTCGTGAGGACTCCTG GGTCAAGGCCAACCTGTCAGAGGTGCTTGTATCCAGTGTCCTGGGGGTCAACCTGACCAGTGCTGAGGACTACGGGGCCTTCACCTGCTCCATCCAGAACGTCAGCTCCGCTTCCTTCACTCTCTGGAGGGCTG ccccagcaggccaCCTGGCCGCCGTGCTGGCCTCACTGCTGGtcctgctggccctgctcctggcgGCCCTGCTCTACCTGAAGTGCCGACTCAACGTGCAGCTCTGGTACCAGAACGCCTACGGGGAGGTGGAGGTGAACG ACGGGAAGCTGTACGATGCCTACGTCTCCTACAGCGACAGCCCCGAGGATCGCAAGTTCGTGAACTTCATCCTGAAGCCGCAGCTGGAGCGCTGTCGGGGCTACAAGCTCTTCCTGGACGACCGCGACCTCCTGCCGCGGGCAG AGCCCTCGGCCGACCTCCTGGTGAACCTGAGCCGCTGCCGTCGCCTCATCGTGGTGTTGTCAGACGCCTTCCTGGGGCGGCCCTGGTGCAGCCACAGTTTCCG ggAGGGCCTGTGTCGGCTGCTGGAGCTCACGCGCAGACCCATCTTCATCACCTTCGACGGCCAGCGGCGCGACCCCGCGCACCCCGCGCTGCACCTGCTGCACCAGCACCGCCACCTGGTGACCCTGTTGCGCTGGCGGCCCGGCTCCGTG ACGCCGTCCTCGGATTTTTGGAAAGAGCTACAGTTGGCGCTGCCGCGGAAGGTGCAGTACAGGGCGATGGAGGGAGACCCCCAGACGCGGCTGCAGGATGACAAAGACCCCATGCTCATCGTGCGGGGCCACGTCCCGGAGGGCCAGACCCTGGACCCCGAGCTGGACCCCGACCCTGAGGGGGACCTGG GTGTCCGCGGGCCTGTCTTTGGGGAGCCATCAGCGACGCCGCACGCGAGCAGGGCCTCGCTGGGAGAGGGCCGGGGCAGCGAGGTGGACGTCTCGGACCTTGGCTCCCGGAACTACAGCGCCCGCACAGACTTCTACTGCCTGGTGTCCAAGGAGGACATgtag
- the PKP3 gene encoding plakophilin-3, translating to MQPGTPQPAAAAGMSRGPRSGPTTARPEAGVCSLALPSDLQLDRRGAEGPEAERLRAARVQEQVRARLLQLGQQPWHNGTTEPDGVTRAARGASRGQYHTLQAGFSSRSQGLSGDSASTFRPISKPAYSPAAWSSRSAVDLSCSRRLSSAHNGGSAFGAAGYVGALPAAPMPTRPVSFHERGGGGSRVDYDTLSLRSLRLGPGGLDDHCSVASEQLEPAAAAYRAFAYERQASASTSSGRAGGLDWPEAAEGPPSRTIRAPAMRTLQRFQSSHRSRVGAGAVPGGVLEPVARAPSVRSLSLSLGDAGHLPDVRGLDSYGGQRALQRLSSGFDDIDLPSAVKYLMASDPNLQVLGAAYIQHKCYSDAAAKKQARSLQAVPRLVKLFNHANQEVQRHATGAMRNLIYDNADNKLALVEENGIFELLRTLREQDDELRKNVTGILWNLSSSDHLKDRLARDTLEQLTDLVLSPLSGAGGPPLVQQNASEAEIFYNATGFLRNLSSASQATRQKMRECHGLVDALVTYINQALDVGKCEDKSVENAVCVLRNLSYRLYDEMPPSALQRLEGRGRRDMAGAPPGEVVGCFTPQSRRLRELPITADALTFAEVSKDPKGLEWLWSPQIVGLYNRLLQRCELNRHTTEAAAGALQNITAGDRRWAGVLSRLALEQERILNPLLDRVRTADHHQLRSLTGLIRNLSRNARNKDEMSTKVVSHLIEKLPGSVGEKCPPADVLVNIIAVLNNLVVASPVAARDLLYFDGLRKLVFIKKKRDGPDSEKSSRAASSLLANLWQYNKLHRDFRAKGYRKEDFLGP from the exons ATGCAGCCGGGCACCCCTCAGCCAGCAGCCGCCGCCGGGATGAGCCGAGGGCCCCGCAGCGGCCCGACCACCGCCAGG CCCGAGGCCGGCGTGTGCTCCCTGGCGCTGCCCTCGGACCTGCAGCTGGACCGCCGGGGCGCAGAGGGGCCCGAGGCCGAGCGCCTGCGAGCCGCCCGGGTTCAGGAGCAGGTCCGCGCCCGCCTCCTGCAGCTGGGCCAGCAGCCCTGGCACAACGGGACCACCGAGCCCGACGGGGTCACCAGGGCGGCCCGAG GCGCGTCCCGGGGCCAGTACCACACCCTGCAGGCCGGCTTCAGCTCCCGCTCCCAGGGCCTGAGCGGGGACAGCGCCTCG ACCTTCCGGCCCATCTCCAAGCCCGCCTATAGCCCGGCCGCCTGGTCCTCCCGCTCGGCCGTGGACCTGAGCTGCAGTCGGAGGCTGAGCTCTGCCCACAACGGGGGCAGCGCCTTTGGGGCGGCGGGGTACGTGGGAGCCCTGCCCGCCGCACCCATGCCCACCCGGCCCGTGTCCTTCCACGAGcgtggtggggggggcagccggGTGGACTACGACACCCTGTCCCTGCGCTCGCTGAGGCTGGGGCCCGGGGGCCTGGACGACCACTGCAGCGTGGCGTCGGAGCAGCTGGAGCCCGCGGCCGCCGCCTACAGGGCCTTCGCCTATGAGCGCCAGGCCAGCGCCAGCACCAGCTCCgggcgggcagggggcctggACTGGCCCGAGGCCGCCGAGGGGCCGCCCAGCCGGACGATCCGCGCCCCGGCCATGCGGACCCTGCAGAGGTTCCAGAGCAGCCACCGCAGCCGCGTGGGCGCGGGGGCCGTGCCGGGCGGCGTCCTGGAGCCCGTGGCCCGCGCGCCCTCCGTgcgcagcctcagcctcagcctgggTGACGCGGGCCACCTGCCCGACGTGCGCGGGCTGGACAGCTACGGCGGCCAGCGCGCTCTGCAGAGGCTCAGCAGCGG CTTCGACGATATTGACTTGCCGTCAGCAGTGAAGTACCTCATGGCCTCCGACCCCAACCTGCAGGTGCTGGGAGCAGCCTACATCCAGCACAAGTGCTACAGCGACGCAGCGGCCAAGAAGCAG GCCCGCAGTCTCCAGGCCGTGCCGCGGCTGGTGAAGCTCTTCAACCACGCCAACCAGGAGGTGCAGCGCCACGCCACGGGCGCCATGCGCAACCTCATCTACGACAACGCGGACAACAAGCTGGCGCTGGTGGAGGAGAACGGCATCTTCGAGCTGCTGCGCACGCTGCGCGAGCAGGACGACGAGCTGCGCAAGAACGTCACAG GCATCCTGTGGAACCTGTCCTCCAGCGACCACCTGAAGGACCGCCTGGCCCGGGACACGCTGGAGCAGCTCACAGACCTGGTGCTGAGCCCCCTctcgggggccggggggccgccCCTCGTCCAGCAGAACGCCTCGGAGGCGGAGATCTTCTACAACGCCACGGGCTTCCTCAG GAACCTCAGCTCGGCCTCCCAGGCCACTCGCCAGAAGATGCGCGAGTGCCATGGGCTGGTGGACGCCCTGGTCACCTACATCAACCAGGCCCTGGACGTGGGCAAGTGCGAGGACAAG AGCGTGGAGAACGCCGTGTGCGTGCTGAGGAACCTGTCCTACCGCCTGTACGACGAGATGCCGCCCTCAGCCCTGCAGCGCCTCGAGGGCCGGGGCCGCAGGGACATGGCCGGGGCGCCGCCCGGGGAGGTGGTGGGCTGCTTCACGCCGCAGAGCCGGCGGCTGCGAGAG CTGCCCATCACCGCCGACGCGCTCACCTTCGCCGAGGTGTCCAAGGACCCCAAGGGCCTCGAGTGGCTGTGGAGCCCCCAGATCGTGGGCCTGTACAACCGCCTCCTGCAGCGCTGCGAGCTCAACCGGCACACGACGGAGGCGGCCGCCGGGGCCCTGCAGAACATCACCGCCGGCGACCGCAGG tgGGCGGGCGTGCTCAGCCGCCTGGCCCTGGAGCAGGAGCGCATCCTGAACCCGCTGCTGGACCGCGTCCGCACGGCCGACCACCATCAGCTGCGCTCGCTGACCGGCCTCATCCGAAACCTGTCCCGGAACGCCAGGAACAAGGACGAGATGT ccaccaaggtggtGAGTCACCTGATCGAGAAGCTGCCGGGCAGCGTGGGCGAGAAGTGCCCGCCGGCGGACGTGCTGGTGAACATCATCGCGGTGCTCAACAACCTGGTGGTGGCCAGTCCCGTCGCCGCCCGCGACCTGCTGTACTTCGACGGGCTCCGCAAGCTGGTCTTCATCAAGAAGAAGCGTGACGG CCCCGACAGCGAGAAGTCCTCCCGGGCGGCCTCCAGCCTCCTGGCCAACCTGTGGCAGTACAACAAGCTCCACCGAGACTTCCGGGCG AAGGGCTATCGGAAGGAGGATTTCCTGGGCCCCTAG